The Rhododendron vialii isolate Sample 1 chromosome 8a, ASM3025357v1 genome has a window encoding:
- the LOC131299173 gene encoding phosphoserine phosphatase, chloroplastic isoform X2 — MEGLITARINPVRPYCRRHQSYFVSSYTPQVAKRVIATPIGMMKKHPKLLHSVAASVQPLENSEAGCLDNTLPSKDVLEVWRNADAVCFDVDSTVCLDEGIDELAEFCGAGKAVAEWTARAMGGSVPFEEALAARLSLFNPSLSQVHEFLQKQPPRISPGIDELIKKLKAKSTAVYLVSGGFRQMINPVASILGIPPENIFANQLLFGNSGEFRGFDANEPTSRSGGKATAVEQIKKTQFCRFVDTSH, encoded by the exons ATGGAAGGGTTGATCACTGCACGAATTAACCCGGTTCGCCCTTACTGTAGAAGGCATCAATCTTATTTTGTTTCATCATACACTCCACAAGTAGCGAAAAGAGTGATAGCAACTCCAATTGGGATGATGAAAAAACATCCGAAACTATTGCATTCTGTTGCTGCTTCAGTTCAGCCCCTGGAAAACTCAGAAGCCGGTTGCCTTGATAACACTCTACCATCAAAAG acGTGCTTGAGGTGTGGCGAAATGCAGATGCTGTATGCTTTGATGTAGATAGCACAGTCTGCCTGGACGAGGGCATTGATGAACTTGCTGAATTTTGTGGTGCTGGAAAGGCTGTTGCGGAATGGACTGCAAG GGCAATGGGTGGTTCTGTTCCTTTTGAGGAGGCCTTGGCTGCCAGACTCTCTCTATTTAATCCTTCCCTCTCCCAGGTTCACGAATTTCTTCAGAAGCAGCCCCCAAG GATTTCTCCTGGCATAGATGAGTTGATCAAGAAGCTGAAGGCTAAAAGTACCGCCGTGTATCTGGTCTCTGGAGGCTTTCGTCAAATGATCAAT CCTGTTGCATCAATTCTTGGTATTCCGCCAGAAAACATTTTTGCCAATCAGCTTCTGTTTGGGAACTCTGGGGAGTTTAGGGGGTTTGATGCAAATGAGCCTACTTCAAGGAGTGGAGGGAAAGCCACTGCAGTTGAACAGATAAAGAAG ACTCAATTTTGCAGATTCGTGGATACAAGTCATTAG
- the LOC131299173 gene encoding phosphoserine phosphatase, chloroplastic isoform X1, which yields MEGLITARINPVRPYCRRHQSYFVSSYTPQVAKRVIATPIGMMKKHPKLLHSVAASVQPLENSEAGCLDNTLPSKDVLEVWRNADAVCFDVDSTVCLDEGIDELAEFCGAGKAVAEWTARAMGGSVPFEEALAARLSLFNPSLSQVHEFLQKQPPRISPGIDELIKKLKAKSTAVYLVSGGFRQMINPVASILGIPPENIFANQLLFGNSGEFRGFDANEPTSRSGGKATAVEQIKKIRGYKSLVMVGDGATDLEARKPGGADLFICYAGVQLRDSVAAKADWLVFRFTDLINSLQ from the exons ATGGAAGGGTTGATCACTGCACGAATTAACCCGGTTCGCCCTTACTGTAGAAGGCATCAATCTTATTTTGTTTCATCATACACTCCACAAGTAGCGAAAAGAGTGATAGCAACTCCAATTGGGATGATGAAAAAACATCCGAAACTATTGCATTCTGTTGCTGCTTCAGTTCAGCCCCTGGAAAACTCAGAAGCCGGTTGCCTTGATAACACTCTACCATCAAAAG acGTGCTTGAGGTGTGGCGAAATGCAGATGCTGTATGCTTTGATGTAGATAGCACAGTCTGCCTGGACGAGGGCATTGATGAACTTGCTGAATTTTGTGGTGCTGGAAAGGCTGTTGCGGAATGGACTGCAAG GGCAATGGGTGGTTCTGTTCCTTTTGAGGAGGCCTTGGCTGCCAGACTCTCTCTATTTAATCCTTCCCTCTCCCAGGTTCACGAATTTCTTCAGAAGCAGCCCCCAAG GATTTCTCCTGGCATAGATGAGTTGATCAAGAAGCTGAAGGCTAAAAGTACCGCCGTGTATCTGGTCTCTGGAGGCTTTCGTCAAATGATCAAT CCTGTTGCATCAATTCTTGGTATTCCGCCAGAAAACATTTTTGCCAATCAGCTTCTGTTTGGGAACTCTGGGGAGTTTAGGGGGTTTGATGCAAATGAGCCTACTTCAAGGAGTGGAGGGAAAGCCACTGCAGTTGAACAGATAAAGAAG ATTCGTGGATACAAGTCATTAGTCATGGTTGGGGATGGTGCAACTGATCTTGAG GCTCGTAAACCAGGTGGTGCTGACCTGTTTATCTGCTATGCTGGTGTTCAACTCCGAGATTCTGTTGCAGCAAAAGCTGATTGGCTGGTTTTTAGATTTACTGATCTGATAAATTCATTGCAGTAG